The region GCACGGCGTCGACCGGGAGCTGCGTTAACCGTTCGGGTAGTTGGCCGCCGTGCCCGGCGGTGGATGCTTCTTCGGAGGCGACGTAGTTATTGCCGGTGTCGGTCATGCCCTGCGCGATACCGCCCAGCAGGTCGGTGGCCGCGCCGAGCACCGCCCACACCGCGCGGGCGGTGTCGTCGTAGAGGGTGCGCCACGGGGCCAGCACCGGATCGGCTCCGGCCATACCTGCGGCACTGGCGTGTAGGTTCCGGCTGATCCAGCCCATGTTGTCGGCCAGCTGCTGCTGGAGTCCGTGGAACGACCGGGCGGCGCGGCGCAGTTCCTCGATGGAGACGTCGACTTCGCCGTCGGGTCCGGCGGCCGGGCCCGCCGACATCGGCACGGTCGCAGACCCGCCTGACGAGCCGGCAGCGGCGTCCCAGATGGCCAGGTTCGCCTGGTGCGCGCTGCGGTAGTTCTCGTCGATCAGCGACAACAGGTCCGCCATGCCGTCGAGGAACTCGGTCATCTCCTCGGCTTCGTGAACCCACGTCGCACGTGCGGCCTCGAAACTCTCCGCGGCCTGGCCGGTCCAGGACGCCCGCAGCGGCCCGAGCGATGCGGCGATATCGGCCAGCTTCACCCGGATCTGATAGGTGGCGTTGCGGACGCTTTCCCACGCCTCACCGACCGCGGCGTAACGGACAGCGAACCGGTCCATCCCGTTCCCCCTAGAACTGCGGCAGCCCACCCAGTCCTAGGGCACGCCCGGCCGTTGATCAACCGGTTTCGGGCAACTGTGATCATGGTGGTCGCTCGCCGAGGCACTTTCCCGTTACGGCTAGGAGGTCGCCGTCGTGCTTCGAGATTGCGAGTTTCGCTAGAGTTAATTTCTAGTGGCGCACTCTAGCTATAAACTCCCGATATGAGTCCGGTCAACGAGGGCGGCAAGCGGGCCGCGAAGGCCAGGCAGACGCGGCTGCGGATGTTGCGGGCCGCCGGGGAGCTATTCGTCGAACGAGGTTACGGCGCGACGCCGCTGCAGGACATAGCCGACCGGGCCGGTGTCGCGGTGCAGACTATCTACTTCACGTTCCGCAACAAGCGGACCCTGTTGAAGGAGGTCGTGGACACCGCGATCGGCGGCGACGACGAGCCGATCGCCGTGATGGACCGGCCGTGGTTCCGCGACGCCCTCGACGCCGAGACCGCCGAGGATCAGCTGCGCGCGCATATCGCGGGCAGTCGGCAGGTCCTGGAACGGGTCGCGAGGATCACCGAGATGGTGCGCATCGCCGCCGCGGGCGACCCCGAGATCGCCGGTCTGTGGCAGGCGGATACCCACCCGCGCTACCCCGTCCAGGAATCCGTCGCCAAGACCCTCATGAGCAAACCGGGGGCGCGTGCGGATGTGTCCGCCGAGCATGCCGCCGATGTGCTGTTCGGCCTGCTGAGCCCCGAGCTCTACTTGATCCTCGTGCGCGATTGCGGCTGGCCGTCCGAGCGTTGGGAACAGTGGGCTTTCGAAACGCTGTGCACACAGCTCTGCCAAGCCTGACGGCCAGGGCGGGGTGGTGATTTCGAGGGAAATCACCACCGATTTTCATCGAGGTTGACGGAAATTCACCAACCAGGCGGCGGATCAGCCGTTACGACCGGTGTCCCAGCCGGTAGATCCGGCGCGCGTTGTCCCGGCCGATCATGCGGACCACCCGGATCGCGTCCGGCTCGGACCATTCGCCGGCCGCGACCCACTCCGAAAGCGCCTTGCGCATCCCGCGCCGCCACAGCAGCGCGCCGAGGTGGTGCAACTCCGGCGGTCCACAGGCGTCGGAGGAGAAGAGAATCTTCGCGAACGGCGCGAGCTCCAGCGACTCGGCCACCACCGCCGACGACCGGACCCCGCTGTAGTTCACCCCGAGCCCAACGTCGAAGTACACGCGCGGGAACACCTGGGCCAGGTATCCGGCATTGCGGTGGAAGGGGTAGCAGTGCAACAACATCAGGTCGACCCCGGAGGGCTCGATGAGCTTGATGAACCTCGTCAGCAGCAGCGGATCGCTGCGGTGCAGCTCGACATCGGGATCGCCGTACCCCGCGTGCAGCTGCAACGGCAGCCCCCGGTCGATGCCAGACCACAGCAGGAACCGCAGCAGCACCGGGTCGTCCACCCGGGTCGAACCGGACCGCAGCCAGTTTCCCGCCACGGCTACGACTTCCGCGTCCGATGGCCGTTCCGGGTCGAAGTCGAAACCGTAGCGGTAGGCGACGACGCTCTTGAGCGCGACCGCGCCGGTGGTGCGCTCGGCTAGCACTTCCGGGAATCGCGAGGGAAGTTCAGCCGCGCCGATCTCGTCACGCGCAAGGTCTTCCAGCACCGTCTCCAGGCGAACGACCTCGTCGGCCGGGACGCCGGAGGCCGACGCCATCTCGGCGGGGGAGAGGAGCTCGTCGCCCTTATAGCCGGTCTCGACCAGGTAGTGCCCGACGCCGCTTGCCGTGAGCAGCCGCCGCGTGACCTCTTCGGCACCGAGTTCTTCCCGCCGCGCCACGTAGTCGGCGGCGTCGGCGTGTGCCGGCAGACCGAGCTCCGGCGCGCAAAAGCGGCGGATGGCGAAGCCCACCTGCGAGTCGAACTGGGTCATCCACGGCGGCACCGGCCGGTCGGACTCGGTGAGCAGCAGCTCCAGCGTCGGTCGGTCGACCGACCCGGCCAGCGCGCCGTGCACGTGGTGGTCCACCAGCGGCAGGGCATCGATGACAGTCGTCAGGTCCTGCGTAGACATCCGCGATCCTCGTTCCGCATCGTCGAATCCGTCGAGGTGCGCGAGTTCGACGCGCTTCACCGACAGCTGGGTGGTCGTCGGCTCGGGTCGAACCACGATCGCACCACATCATCGGACTCCGGTGCTTTGCGCGCCGCCTTTAACGAATCATCCGGCCAGCGGCGAAAGGTGCAGCCGCCGCGCAGGATGAAAGATCCATATCGACAGTCGGTAATCGGGTGTGAAACGAACCGTCACCGAGCGCGCACAGGTGTTCCGGGCTCGATCCGAGCGTGAGTTGAGCGTGATGAATCACACTTTTTCGGCATGGCTTGCGGTGTTTCGTGTCCTCTTCGGAGCTCGGCGCCGGGGCGGGCCGGCCGGGTGGGACGGTGCGGCACCGGACCGTTCGCGCAGCTAAATTTCGCAGCTCGGCCGCGATTCGCCGCCCGTCTTGGCCTCCGGCGCCGACCGGTCCGCAGCCGTGTCCGGCGGCGCCGTCACGCCGGATTCCGCGGCTCCGCCGGTCCGGCCGGTGCGGCCATCAGCACACTGACCAGTTGGTATGTGTGTGGTACTCCTGATGGAACGCCCGGGCCCGGGCGTGGTTGGAGGTGTGGTCATGGGCGAGTCGCGGCATGAGTGGATGGAGCCGGGTGCATACGCCGTCGCGCCGGGCGTGCACCGGATTCCGCTGCCCCTTCCCAACGACGGCCTGCGCGCCGTGAACGTCTACGCGATTGCGGACGGGGACACGCTGACCCTCGTCGATGGCGGCTGGGCATTGGAGGAGTCGCGGGAACAGCTCAGCGCCGCGCTGCGCCAGATCGGCGCCGGGCTGGGCGACATCAGCCGATTCCTGGTCACCCACGCCCACCGCGACCACTACACCCAGGCGGTGGCGCTGCGGCAGGAGTTCGGTTCCAAGGTGCTACTGGGCGCGGACGAGCGGCACACCATCCGCAACCTGATAGACCCCGAGCACGAGCCTCTGGCCAAGCAGATCGAGATGCTCGCCGAATGCGGCGCGAAGCCGGTGCGCGATGCGATCGTGGCCGCCCGGGACAACGGCCCCCGCCCGCCGCACTTCTGGGAAGAGCCCGACGAGTGGATCGGCAGTTCCACCGATATCACCCTCGCCGACCGGCCGCTGCGCGCGATGGCCACCCCGGGCCACACCCGCGGGCACCTGGTGTTCATCGACGACGCCAGCGAGCTGATGTTCGCCGGCGACCACGTGCTGCCGCACATCACGCCGTCCATCGGCTTCGAGCAGTCGCCCAGCGAGGTTCCGCTGCGCGATTACCTGGCTTCGCTGCGGCTCGTTCGCACACTGCCGGACATGCGGCTGCTGCCCGCGCACGGGCCGGTCACCGACAGCGTCCACCAGCGCGTCGACGAACTGCTCGATCACCACGACACCCGCTTGGACGCGACCGCTGCGGTCGTGGCCAAGGGGGCCAGCACCGCATACGAGGTGGCCCGGGCGTTGACCTGGACCCGTCGGGAACGCACCCTCGACGAACTCGACCCCTTCAACCAGATGATGGCGGTGCTGGAAACCGCCGCGCACCTGGACGTGCTGGGCCTGCAGGGCAAACTCAGCAGGGACAAGATCGAAGGAGTCGTGCACTACGCCTCCGTCTGACCGGCGCGCAGCAGCGACACCGGCCGAACTGAGCGGCACACCAGCGGAAACCGGTCGGCGTTGGGAGTTCTCGGGTGCTGTGGAGACCGGCGCGGTGCCGACGCGGGTGGTGAGCTCATGGTCGTTTTGATACCGCTGGTCGTTACTCAGAGCAACCTCGGTCGTCGCCGGATGTTGCTGTGCGTAAGGGAAAATCACCCGGCTGCCGCGTTCGGTGACGAACCTCGGCGTGCCAATCTGGATGGGCCCATCCGGGCTTGAGGCTGGTGGGGGGCGGGTACCTCGTTGGGGTCGAAGGGAACGTCGGTAGGAGCTCGTCATGTTGAGCAGGCATGAGCGGGACAGGTTGGCCGAGATCGAATCCGCTCTGGTGTCCGCCGATCCGCGGTTGGCGGAGCAGTTCGACCGGTTCGACGCTTGTCGGCACCGGGCTGGAGTGCGCAGGCTGCTGGGGTTCCTGCTGCTTGCCCTCGTCGCCTTGCTGGCGTTGTTGTGCCTGGTGAGCGGGTTGATGCTGAGCTCGATCACGTTGGCATCGGGCGCCGTCGCCGGGGCCGTCGGCGTATGGTGGCACGCCCGGCGGAAGCGGCATCCGGGACACTGATCTGTCCGAAGTGGACCCTGTCGGCGCGGTGGGCCCGGCGCGGTGGGCCGGGCGTGGTGGGCGATGCGTGCGCTGGGGACTGTCACGGCGCTTGGCGGGGCAGGGCTTGCAGCACCGTGTCGGGCTCGACGTAGACGCCTTCGGGCAGGCTCTCGATGCGTTCCAGGTACGACATCGGCGCGCCGAGTGCGACGCACTGCTGGAAGATCTCCTGCTTGGTGGCCGGGAAACGCACGTGGCAGAGGAACCGGAGCAACTCTCCGCGGTCGGGTACGGGCATCGCGTCCACCGCCCCTTGGGCCAGTCGTGTTGACAACCGGCTACCCCACCCATTCAACGAGCACACACGGTGTCGCGATGACCGTGCGGATGTGGCGGATGGGTCGGTTGGGAGTTGACGCCGGGCCCCAGCGCCTACTCAGTGAGGACGTAGGTCGCACTACGGGATCACCAATCCCGCCCCTTGACCATCCACAGTGGTCACCGGACTGGTCAGGCGGCGAGCAGCTCGCGGGCCGCCGTGGCGATGGCGGATGCGTCGATGCCGGCCTGCGCCAGCAGTTCGGCAGGGGTCCCGGAACCCGGCATGGTGCGCACGGCCAGTGGTCGTACCGGGGTTCCGGAGCCCGCCAGGGCGCTGAGGACGGTCTCGCCGAGACCGCCTTGCGGCCAGTGGTCCTCGGCCGTGACCACCCCGCCGGTTTCCGCAGCGGCCCGGCGCAGCGTGTCGACGTCCACCGGCTTGATCGAGTACAGGTCGATGACGCGGGCCTCGATGCCTTCCCGAGCAAGCGTCTCCGCCGCGCCGAGCGCCTGGTGCAGGGTGACGCCCGCGCCGACGAGCGTGACGTCCTCGCCCCCGCGCACCACCCGCGAGCCGCCGATGGGGAAGTCCTCACCGGGCGGGTAGATCACCGGCGTGGCGCCGCGGCTGGTCCGCAGGTAGCTGATGCCGGTGAGGTCGGCCATCTCCTCGACCAGCCGCACGGTCTGGTTGGCGTCGCACGGGTACAACACCGTGCTGCCGTGCACCGCGCGGAACGCGGCCAGATCCTCCAACGCCATCTGCGACGGCCCGTCCTCGCCGATGGCGACTCCCGCGTGCGAGCCCATCAACCGAAGGTTCGCCCGGCTCACCGCGCCCATCCGGATGAAGTCGTAGGCGCGGGTGAGGAAGGCGGCGAAGGTCGAAGCGAACGGCACCCAGGAGCGCACCTGCATGCCGATCGCCGCGGCGATGAGTTGCTGCTCGGCGATGTACATCTCGAAGAAGCGGTCCGGGTGGGCTTCGCGGAACAGCTCGGAGAAGGTCGAATTGGACACCTCGCCGTCGAGCGCGACCACGTCTCCGCGCCGATCGCCGAGGGCACGCAGCGCCTCACCGTAGGCCTTGCGGGTGGCGACCTCGGCGCCCAGCTCGAACGCGGGCAGTCCACCGCCGCGCACCGGGAAGACGTGCGGCGTTTCGTCGCCGGTCGGTTTGGCGTAGTCGACGCGCAGGTCTCGGATGCCGCCGAGCTCGCGGATCGCCTCGTCCGAGTGCACCAGTGCCTTGCCGTGGAAGCCCTGCTTGTCCTCGACCTCGCCGACGCCCTTGCCCTTCTTTGTCGCCGCCAGCACGGCGACCGGCCGCCCATCACCGGCCGTGGCGTCTTTCAGCGCGGTTTCGATCTGCTCCGGGTCGTGGCCGTCGATCTGCAGCACGCGCCACCCCGCGGCGTAGGCCCGCGCGGCGTAGGAATCGAGGTCCCAGCCGTGCATCGTCTGGCCGGTCTGCCCGAGCCGGTTGACGTCCACCAGCGCGATGAGGTTGTCCAGTTGCTCGTGCCCGGCGTGCTCCAGCGCTTCCCAGATCGACCCCTCGGCCATCTCGCTGTCACCAAGCAGCACCCAGACCCGGTAGGGCAGCCGGTCCAGCCGCTGCGCCGTCAGCGCCAGGCCCACCCCGATCGGCAAGCCCTGGCCGAGCGACCCGGTCGCCACGTCGACCCACGGCAGCACCGGAGTCGGGTGGCCCTCCAGACGGCTGCCGAATTTGCGGAAGGACAGCAATTCGGCGTCGTCGATCGCGCCGACCGCCTTCAGGCACGAGTACAGCAGCGGCGAGGCGTGCCCCTTGGAGAAGATCAGATGGTCGTTGCGGGGATCGTCCGGGTGGTCGAAGTCCAGCCGCAGGTGGCCGTCCAGCAACGCGGCCATCAGGTCGGCCGCCGACATCGACGAAGTGGGGTGCCCGGAACCGGCGGCGTTGCTGGCCCGCACGGAGTCGACCCGCAACTGCTGTGCCAGCTCGAATCGGAAGGTCAGATGGTCCATGCCCCGGGAAATGCCCACCGGCTGCACCGGCGAAACCACCGCCGGTGATCTGCGGCTTCGATTGAAACCCCAGCTGTCGGCGGCGTCAGCGCAGGTCGGATTTGCTGAGGCCGGAGAGCAGGCGCTTGATCACTTCGGGGTCGATCTCGGCGGTTTCCTCGACGGGGTGTTCGGCGGGCGCTCCGCGCTTCCGGGAACGGCGGGGCAGCGGCACCGCGTTCGCCGAGACACCACCCGGCAGCGGCAGCTCGCACCACACGAGCGTGCCGCCACCGCGCAGCGCGGTCGCGCCGCAGCGACCGTTGGCGAACCCGGGGGCCAGCATTGGTGGGACCCTCGCCTGCTCGTCCTCGACCTCGGCCACCAGGCTCTCGCCGCTGAGTCGCAGCCGGACCGTGAGGAAACCGGGCGAGCCGGGCACGGCGCTGTCCACGGCCGCGGTCACCAGTGCCGTGGTGAGATGGGAGGTCTCGTCGATCAGGTCCCGCAGGGACCACTCGGTAAGGGAGAACCGGACGAACATTTCGGCGCAATTCACCGCGCTGGGAAGCGCGATGAGTCGCAGGTCGTCGACTTGTGCGGTCTGGGTGTTCACCTGGTTGTCGTCCTCCATCCGCGTCCGCTGCGCGTCATCACCTGCCAGCCGTATTTTGCCAACTCGATCGGGTGGCATGTCCACAGGGGCGGCGAGTTCTCAAACCGCTGCTCGCGGGTCGGTTTCCGGGTCGCATGTCGATTTTCTCCGATGTGCCACCGCGCGGCGACCGGTCGGCCCCGCCCGGCTCGCGGCCTCAGGTGACTTGGTGCATGTCGACATCCCTTGACTGTCTGCTGTGGACTGTCCTCGGTGAACCCCGTTTCGGCGCAGCGCATTCCGGTGTCGCATGTGGAACGTGCCGGACCGGTGCGCCGGTCCCCGTGGTCTGGCGAGAAACGTACGGCACGAAACCCGTTTGGTACAGACCGCTGCGTATCGGTTCCGCAACAGGAATATTCCAGCCCGATGATCATGCGGTATCGGGCGGATGATGACCCAGCCGGCCGAACGATATCGGGGGTGCCCGCGGCGGTCCGCGGGCACCCCGAACAGGCTCACGCGAGGCGGTCCAACCCCTCCCGCATCGCGGTGCCGATCAGGTCGATCTCCGACTCGTTGATGATCAGCGGCGGCGACACGGCGAGT is a window of Saccharopolyspora phatthalungensis DNA encoding:
- a CDS encoding TetR/AcrR family transcriptional regulator; translated protein: MSPVNEGGKRAAKARQTRLRMLRAAGELFVERGYGATPLQDIADRAGVAVQTIYFTFRNKRTLLKEVVDTAIGGDDEPIAVMDRPWFRDALDAETAEDQLRAHIAGSRQVLERVARITEMVRIAAAGDPEIAGLWQADTHPRYPVQESVAKTLMSKPGARADVSAEHAADVLFGLLSPELYLILVRDCGWPSERWEQWAFETLCTQLCQA
- a CDS encoding amidohydrolase family protein, with translation MVRPEPTTTQLSVKRVELAHLDGFDDAERGSRMSTQDLTTVIDALPLVDHHVHGALAGSVDRPTLELLLTESDRPVPPWMTQFDSQVGFAIRRFCAPELGLPAHADAADYVARREELGAEEVTRRLLTASGVGHYLVETGYKGDELLSPAEMASASGVPADEVVRLETVLEDLARDEIGAAELPSRFPEVLAERTTGAVALKSVVAYRYGFDFDPERPSDAEVVAVAGNWLRSGSTRVDDPVLLRFLLWSGIDRGLPLQLHAGYGDPDVELHRSDPLLLTRFIKLIEPSGVDLMLLHCYPFHRNAGYLAQVFPRVYFDVGLGVNYSGVRSSAVVAESLELAPFAKILFSSDACGPPELHHLGALLWRRGMRKALSEWVAAGEWSEPDAIRVVRMIGRDNARRIYRLGHRS
- a CDS encoding MBL fold metallo-hydrolase — encoded protein: MGESRHEWMEPGAYAVAPGVHRIPLPLPNDGLRAVNVYAIADGDTLTLVDGGWALEESREQLSAALRQIGAGLGDISRFLVTHAHRDHYTQAVALRQEFGSKVLLGADERHTIRNLIDPEHEPLAKQIEMLAECGAKPVRDAIVAARDNGPRPPHFWEEPDEWIGSSTDITLADRPLRAMATPGHTRGHLVFIDDASELMFAGDHVLPHITPSIGFEQSPSEVPLRDYLASLRLVRTLPDMRLLPAHGPVTDSVHQRVDELLDHHDTRLDATAAVVAKGASTAYEVARALTWTRRERTLDELDPFNQMMAVLETAAHLDVLGLQGKLSRDKIEGVVHYASV
- a CDS encoding DUF3040 domain-containing protein, with protein sequence MLSRHERDRLAEIESALVSADPRLAEQFDRFDACRHRAGVRRLLGFLLLALVALLALLCLVSGLMLSSITLASGAVAGAVGVWWHARRKRHPGH
- a CDS encoding DUF2795 domain-containing protein; protein product: MPVPDRGELLRFLCHVRFPATKQEIFQQCVALGAPMSYLERIESLPEGVYVEPDTVLQALPRQAP
- a CDS encoding transketolase, giving the protein MDHLTFRFELAQQLRVDSVRASNAAGSGHPTSSMSAADLMAALLDGHLRLDFDHPDDPRNDHLIFSKGHASPLLYSCLKAVGAIDDAELLSFRKFGSRLEGHPTPVLPWVDVATGSLGQGLPIGVGLALTAQRLDRLPYRVWVLLGDSEMAEGSIWEALEHAGHEQLDNLIALVDVNRLGQTGQTMHGWDLDSYAARAYAAGWRVLQIDGHDPEQIETALKDATAGDGRPVAVLAATKKGKGVGEVEDKQGFHGKALVHSDEAIRELGGIRDLRVDYAKPTGDETPHVFPVRGGGLPAFELGAEVATRKAYGEALRALGDRRGDVVALDGEVSNSTFSELFREAHPDRFFEMYIAEQQLIAAAIGMQVRSWVPFASTFAAFLTRAYDFIRMGAVSRANLRLMGSHAGVAIGEDGPSQMALEDLAAFRAVHGSTVLYPCDANQTVRLVEEMADLTGISYLRTSRGATPVIYPPGEDFPIGGSRVVRGGEDVTLVGAGVTLHQALGAAETLAREGIEARVIDLYSIKPVDVDTLRRAAAETGGVVTAEDHWPQGGLGETVLSALAGSGTPVRPLAVRTMPGSGTPAELLAQAGIDASAIATAARELLAA
- a CDS encoding ATP-binding protein, which codes for MNTQTAQVDDLRLIALPSAVNCAEMFVRFSLTEWSLRDLIDETSHLTTALVTAAVDSAVPGSPGFLTVRLRLSGESLVAEVEDEQARVPPMLAPGFANGRCGATALRGGGTLVWCELPLPGGVSANAVPLPRRSRKRGAPAEHPVEETAEIDPEVIKRLLSGLSKSDLR